Below is a window of Streptomyces sp. NBC_00223 DNA.
TCGACACCCCGGCGAACGTCGAGGCCGTCAAGAGCTACGTCGACTTCATCGCCAAGGACAAGATCGCCGCCAAGGGCGACGCGGAGTACGCGCAGAACCAGACCATCACCGACTTCGCCACCGGCAAGGCCGCGATGATGATGTGGCAGTCCGCCGCGACCTCCATCAAGGCGCACGGGATGAACCCCGACCAGTACGGTGTCGCGCCGGTTCCGACGCTGACCGCGGGCGCCACCGGCGACGCGGGCGTCACCTCCATGGTGGCCGGCATCAACCTGGCGGTGTTCAAGAACACCAAGCACCAGGACGCCGCCCTGAAGTTCGTCAAGTTCATGACGAGCACGGACGAGCAGAAGATCCTCAACTCCACCTACGGCTCCCTGCCGCCGGTCAAGGAGGCCCAGAGCGACCCGGCCTTCCAGACCCCGGACCTGAAGGTCCTGGCGCAGGTGCTCAGCACCTCGGCCGCCCCGCTGCCGCAGGTCGCCAACGAGAGCCAGTTCGAGACGCTGGTCGGCACCGCGATCAAGGACCTGTTCGCCGACGCCGCCGCGGGCAAGAGCATCACGACCGACTCCGTCAAGGCCGCGCTGACCAAGGCGCAGCAGCAGATGCCCGCATCGTAAGGATCGGCTCTCATCCATGACTGCCACCGCCCCTCCCCGGAGCACCCCCGAGGCCGGCCCCTCCAGCGGCAAGTCCGCTGGAAGGGGCCGGCTCCGGCCGCGTGTCCCCGACCGGCTGCGCCGGATCGGCCTGCCGTACCTTCTGCTGTTCCCCGCCCTGATACTCGAACTGCTGATCCACCTGATCCCGATGGTGGTCGGCGTCGTGATCAGCTTCAAGGGCCTGACCCAGTTCTTCATCCGTGACTGGGGCAGCGCGCCCTGGACCGGGCTGGGCAACTACCGCCTCGCGGTCAAGTTCAACCAGCCCGTCGGCGAGGCGCTGCTGCACTCGTTCTGGGTGACCGTGTTCTTCACCATTCTGTCGGTCGGCTTCTCCTGGCTGATCGGCACGGCCGCGGCGATCCTGATGCAGGACACCTTCCGCGGCCGGGCGGTGCTGCGCGCCATCTTCCTGGTGCCGTACGCGCTGCCGGTCTACGCGGCCGTGATCACCTGGACCTTCATGTTCCAGCAGGACACGGGTCTGGTGAACCACGTCCTGCACGACCAGCTGCATCTGACCTCGGACAAGCCGTTCTGGCTGATCGGCCCCAACAGCTTCTGGGCGCTGGTCATCGTCTCGGTCTGGAAGTCCTGGCCGTTCGCGTTCCTGTGCCTGATGGCCGGTCTGCAGAACATCCCGCGCGAGCTGTACGAGGCCGCCGCGATGGACGGCGCCGGAGTCTGGCAGCAGATCAGGAAGATCACCATGCCGTCGCTGCGGCCGGTGAACCAGGTGCTCGTCCTGGTGCTCTTCCTGTGGACGTTCAACGACTTCAACACGCCGTACGTGATGTTCGGGCAGTCGGCGCCGCACGCGGCCGACCTGATCTCGATCCACATCTACCAGTCGTCGTTCATCACCTGGAACTTCGGCTCGGGCTCGGCCATGTCCGTACTCCTGCTGCTCTTCCTGCTGCTGGTGACGGCGATCTACCTGCTGTTCACGTCCAGGAAGGGGGAGCCGGATGCCTAAGATGCCCGTGCAGCCGTCACCCATGGCCTCGCCGAAGTCCTTTCTGTGGACCCGGCGGGTCATCCTGACCCTGCTGCTGCTCTTCGTGCTCACCCCCGTGTACGTGATGCTCAGCTCGTCGCTGAAGAAGCTCCAGGACGTACAGGGTTCGTTCAGGTGGATCCCGAGCGGGATCACCTTCCGGCCGTACATCGACATCTGGAAGACCGTCCCGCTCGCGCACTACTTCATGAACTCGCTCATCGTGTCGGTGAGCGCGACCCTGCTGTCGGTGGCGGTGGCGATCTTCGCCGCGTACGGCGTGAGCCGGTACCGCTTCGCCGGCCGCCGGTTCTTCACCGTCACGGTGCTGTCCACCCAGATGTTCCCCGGCATCCTCTTCCTGCTGCCGCTGTTCCTGATCTTCGTGAACATCGGGAACACCACCGGCATCCAGCTGTACGGCAGCCGGCTGGGTCTGATCATCACCTACCTCACCTTCTCGCTTCCGTTCTCCATCTGGATGCTGGTGGGGTATTTCGACTCCATCCCGCGCGACCTCGACGAGGCCGCGAAGGTCGACGGCTGCGGTCCGTTCGGAGCGCTGTTCCGCGTCGTCGTGCCGGCCGCCATCCCCGGCATCGTCGCGGTGTGCGTCTACGCGTTCATGACGGCCTGGGGCGAGGTCCTCTTCGCCTCCGTCATGACCAATGACAGCACCCGTACGCTCGCCGTCGGTCTACGCGGGTACGCCACCCAGAACGACGTCTACTGGAACCAGGTCATGGCCGCCTCGCTCGTCGTGAGCGTGCCTGTGGTCGCCGGATTCCTGCTTCTCCAGCGTTACCTCGTCGCCGGGCTGACAGCCGGCGCCGTCAAGTAACCCCATCGAAAGGCTGCTTGTGAACGACCTGAGCGCTCTTCCCGCCGATTTCCTCTGGGGAGCGGCTACCGCCGCCTACCAGATCGAGGGCGCGGTGGACGAGGACGGCCGGGCCCCGTCCATCTGGGACACCTTTTCCCACACCCCCGGCAAGGTC
It encodes the following:
- a CDS encoding carbohydrate ABC transporter permease, producing the protein MTATAPPRSTPEAGPSSGKSAGRGRLRPRVPDRLRRIGLPYLLLFPALILELLIHLIPMVVGVVISFKGLTQFFIRDWGSAPWTGLGNYRLAVKFNQPVGEALLHSFWVTVFFTILSVGFSWLIGTAAAILMQDTFRGRAVLRAIFLVPYALPVYAAVITWTFMFQQDTGLVNHVLHDQLHLTSDKPFWLIGPNSFWALVIVSVWKSWPFAFLCLMAGLQNIPRELYEAAAMDGAGVWQQIRKITMPSLRPVNQVLVLVLFLWTFNDFNTPYVMFGQSAPHAADLISIHIYQSSFITWNFGSGSAMSVLLLLFLLLVTAIYLLFTSRKGEPDA
- a CDS encoding carbohydrate ABC transporter permease, which gives rise to MASPKSFLWTRRVILTLLLLFVLTPVYVMLSSSLKKLQDVQGSFRWIPSGITFRPYIDIWKTVPLAHYFMNSLIVSVSATLLSVAVAIFAAYGVSRYRFAGRRFFTVTVLSTQMFPGILFLLPLFLIFVNIGNTTGIQLYGSRLGLIITYLTFSLPFSIWMLVGYFDSIPRDLDEAAKVDGCGPFGALFRVVVPAAIPGIVAVCVYAFMTAWGEVLFASVMTNDSTRTLAVGLRGYATQNDVYWNQVMAASLVVSVPVVAGFLLLQRYLVAGLTAGAVK